One window of the Xiphophorus hellerii strain 12219 chromosome 15, Xiphophorus_hellerii-4.1, whole genome shotgun sequence genome contains the following:
- the clec11a gene encoding LOW QUALITY PROTEIN: C-type lectin domain family 11 member A (The sequence of the model RefSeq protein was modified relative to this genomic sequence to represent the inferred CDS: deleted 2 bases in 1 codon), producing the protein MRERGGRVCRAAQRGLAAEGREVTERSKMGPAATSYTFLCLCFLALPTEMIDAAPTEESVVEVKRTRGDVPDIFPEPEPEPTSQASDFENSYNYVLSRLAGIDQAIHKLNVGHYTLDVKVSQLIDRLSKLDAKVGDLEDNIQEVYRHSKDNRKEIGRLEGCHKGQRLGYKCYLVYNNLADYAGASRKCLERGGRLAMPRDRKEQEALAAYVKGFFSPGNWPVWLGVNDLRSEGLYLFDDGTRVSYFQWRKHFLSSQPDGGKRENCVAMSSDDGDWWDHYCDRIMNYVCEFDDRVAL; encoded by the exons ATGAGGGAAAGAGGAGGGAGAGTTTGCAGAGCGGCTCAGAGAGGTTTAGCTGCTGAAGGAAGAGAA GTTACTGAAAGGAGTAAAATGGGACCAGCTGCCACATCGTACACATTcctgtgtttatgttttctggCTCTTCCAACAGAGATGATCGACGCTGCACCAACAGAG GAATCTGTGGTGGAGGTGAAGAGGACCAGAGGCGACGTTCCTGATATctttccagaaccagaaccagagccgacCAGCCAAGCGTCAGACTTCGAAAACTCGTACAACTACGTCT taTCTAGGCTAGCCGGCATAGACCAGGCCATCCACAAGCTGAACGTTGGTCATTACACTCTGGATGTTAAAGTCAGCCAGCTAATCGACCGACTCTCCAAGCTGGATG CTAAAGTTGGAGATTTGGAGGACAACATCCAGGAGGTCTACCGACACAGCAAGGACAATCGCAAGGAGATTGGGAGACTGGAAG GCTGCCACAAAGGACAAAGATTGGGCTACAAATGTTACCTGGTGTACAACAACTTAGCCGACTACGCGGGAGCATCCAGGAAGTGCCTGGAACGTGGCGGACGCTTGGCGATGCCGCGCGACCGCAAGGAGCAGGAGGCCCTGGCGGCGTACGTCAAGGGCTTCTTCAGCCCGGGGAACTGGCCCGTCTGGCTGGGCGTCAACGACCTGCGCTCCGAGGGGCTGTACCTCTTCGACGACGGAACACGGGTCTCGTACTTCCAGTGGCGTAAGCACTTCCTGTCCAGTCAGCCGGACGGAGGAAAACGAGAAAACTGTGTGGCCATGTCGTCGGACGACGGGGACTGGTGGGACCACTACTGCGACCGGATCATGAACTATGTCTGCGAGTTTGACGACAGGgtggcactttga
- the c15h1orf198 gene encoding uncharacterized protein C1orf198 homolog has product MAAATMAGLDAHRMEKKTFEYFSSINSMAKKIMQEREKIKSDYGSSWEKMTPEEQDNAIDNSLMDPHIRARYAMHKVDREEVVCYPRLLLQTGQKTVHFGEEDMTWQDEHSAPFSWETKSQMEFSLASGSADQVTFASQADSKSAKAPHSNQLGKSTAGAKVSVSEGRRPEEESSFWKISAERSRLEGEKADFQSLTPSQIKSLEKGEKPLPSYLRQESSVISKEPEAAESHPPAPAKSIKPRAPKPPAPQLPAPVAVSATPASISIAPTPAPPIAASSSVGGWERSQSTLPSVSNTLDEMFSSNLISKPSKPGGAAEKDKAEEVSPPLDVSPTFSQFNTSNSILKTGFDFLDNW; this is encoded by the exons ATGGCCGCCGCTACCATGGCGGGGCTCGACGCCCATAGGATGGAGAAGAAGACGTTCGAGTACTTTTCCTCCATCAACTCTATGGCCAAGAAGATCATGCAGGAGCGGGAGAAAATCAAATCCGACTACGGCTCGTCCTGGGAGAAAATGACCCCGGAGGAGCAAGACAACGCCATTGATAACAGCTTGATGGACCCTCACATCAGAGCCAGATATGCTATGCATAAAGTGGACCGAGAGGAGGTGGTCTGTTACCCCAGACTGCTCCTCCAGACGGGTCAGAAGACAGTCCACTTCGGTGAAGAG GACATGACATGGCAGGATGAGCACTCTGCCCCGTTCTCGTGGGAGACAAAG AGTCAGATGGAGTTCAGTTTGGCGTCAGGTTCTGCAGATCAGGTGACCTTTGCTTCACAAGCCGACTCCAAAAGTGCAAAAGCTCCTCATTCCAATCAGCTTGGGAAGAGTACAGCGGGAGCCAAG GTTTCTGTAAGTGAGGGCCGAAGGCCGGAGGAGGAGTCGTCCTTCTGGAAGATCAGCGCTGAGAGGTCACGGCTGGAAGGAGAGAAGGCTGATTTCCAGTCCCTGACCCCGAGTCAGATCAAATCTCTGGAGAAAGGAGAGAAGCCCCTCCCCTCCTACCTCAGACAG GAGAGTTCTGTCATCTCCAAGGAGCCTGAAGCTGCAGAGTCTCACCCTCCGGCTCCTGCCAAGTCCATAAAGCCCAGAGCCCCCAAGCCTCCAGCCCCGCAGCTCCCAGCCCCCGTGGCTGTCAGTGCAACGCCTGCGTCCATCTCCATCGCACCCACACCGGCGCCGCCCATCGCCGCCTCATCTTCGGTCGGAGGCTGGGAGAGATCTCAGAGCACCCTGCCGTCTGTCAGCAACACCCtggatgaaatgttttcatccaaTCTGATATCGAAGCCTTCAAAGCCCGGCGGCGCCGCAGAGAAGGACAAAGCGGAGGAAGTTTCACCCCCCTTGGACGTGAGCCCCACCTTTTCCCAG TTCAACACCAGTAACAGCATCCTGAAGACCGGATTCGACTTCTTGGACAACTGGTAA
- the LOC116734671 gene encoding gap junction Cx32.2 protein-like, with protein MGEWGFLSTLLHKVQTHSTVVGKVWLSVLFIFRIMVLGAGAEKVWGDEQSKMVCNTKQPGCKNVCYDHAFPISHIRFWVLQIIFVSTPTLVYLGHVIHVNHKEKKLREYMEAHPSRGIVKGPKYSDEKGKVQLKGNLLGNYMTSIFFRILLEIGFIVGQYYLYGFIMEPQIVCSRAPCPFTVECFMSRPTEKTIFIIFMLVMSCVSVVLNVVEIFYLACTRSSRRKSKSVQTTAIAIHPRFTTDSMMKNEKLGLHDSSTA; from the exons ATGGGAGAGTGGGGATTCCTGTCCACTCTGCTTCATAAGGTGCAGACCCACTCCACTGTGGTGGGAAAAGTCTGGCTTAGCGTGCTTTTCATCTTCAGGATCATGGTGCTTGGAGCGGGAGCCGAGAAG GTTTGGGGTGATGAACAGTCCAAAATGGTTTGCAACACCAAGCAACCTGGTTGTAAGAACGTCTGCTACGACCACGCCTTCCCCATCTCGCACATTCGGTTCTGGGTTCTCCAGATCATCTTCGTCTCCACGCCAACCCTGGTCTACCTCGGCCACGTCATCCATGTCAACcacaaagagaaaaagctgAGAGAATACATGGAAGCCCACCCCAGCCGGGGGATTGTGAAGGGGCCAAAGTACTCTGACGAAAAGGGGAAAGTCCAGCTCAAGGGCAACCTGCTGGGAAACTACATGACCTCCATCTTCTTCAGAATCCTCCTGGAGATAGGCTTCATAGTGGGGCAGTATTACCTGTACGGGTTCATCATGGAGCCGCAGATCGTCTGCTCCCGGGCGCCATGTCCCTTCACCGTCGAGTGCTTCATGTCTCGGCCCACGGAGAAAaccatcttcatcatcttcatgcTGGTCATGTCCTGCGTCTCGGTGGTGCTCAACGTGGTGGAGATCTTCTACCTGGCGTGCACCAGGTCGTCCAGGCGGAAGTCCAAATCGGTGCAGACAACGGCCATCGCCATCCACCCGCGTTTCACCACCGACAGCATGATGAAGAACGAGAAGCTCGGCCTCCATGACTCCAGCACGGCTTGA
- the LOC116734670 gene encoding gap junction Cx32.2 protein-like: MGDWGILSTLLEQVQSHSTVIGKIWMSILFLFRIMVLGAGAENVWGDEQSDFICNTQQPGCENVCYDSTFPISHIRFWVLQILFVSTPTLIYLGHAMHVIQQEKKLREALASPDGPRKFKQPKYSDEKGHVKIKGNLLGSYLTQLIFKIIIEAGFIVGQYYLYGFVMVPMFPCQKKPCPFTVECYMSRPTEKTIFIIFMLVVACVSLLLNVIELVYLMATRCRCKRRTQRVTSAEHPASLSGTRWPTTEDTMRQNKVNMELENHSVGGSLDGAKEEKRLLSGH; encoded by the coding sequence ATGGGAGACTGGGGGATTTTGTCCACCTTGCTGGAGCAAGTCCAGTCCCACTCCACTGTGATCGGGAAGATCTGGATGAGCATCCTCTTCCTGTTCCGGATCATGGTGCTGGGAGCGGGCGCCGAGAACGTCTGGGGCGACGAGCAGTCGGACTTCATCTGCAACACCCAGCAGCCCGGTTGTGAGAACGTCTGCTACGACTCGACCTTCCCCATTTCGCACATCCGCTTCTGGGTCCTGCAGATCCTCTTCGTGTCCACGCCGACGCTCATCTACCTGGGCCACGCCATGCACGTCATCCAGCAGGAGAAGAAGCTGAGGGAGGCGCTGGCGAGTCCGGACGGGCCACGGAAATTCAAGCAGCCCAAATACAGCGACGAGAAGGGACACGTAAAGATCAAGGGGAACCTGCTGGGCAGCTACCTGACCCAGCTCATCTTCAAGATCATCATCGAGGCCGGCTTCATTGTGGGACAGTACTACCTGTACGGCTTCGTCATGGTCCCCATGTTCCCCTGCCAGAAGAAGCCGTGTCCCTTCACCGTGGAGTGTTACATGTCCCGGCCCACCGAGAAGaccatcttcatcatcttcatgcTGGTGGTGGCCTGCGTCTCCCTCCTCCTAAACGTCATCGAGTTGGTCTACCTGATGGCCACAAGGTGTAGGTGCAAGCGCCGCACCCAAAGGGTCACGTCGGCGGAGCACCCCGCCAGCCTCTCGGGCACCAGGTGGCCGACGACGGAGGACACGATGAGGCAGAACAAGGTGAACATGGAGCTGGAGAACCACAGCGTGGGAGGCAGCCTGGACGGAGCCAAAGAGGAGAAACGGCTCCTGAGCGGACATTAG
- the gja11 gene encoding gap junction protein, alpha 11 yields MGEWDLLGRLLEKVQSHSTVIGKVWLMVLFIFRIMVLQTAAEKVWGDEQSDFICNTQQPGCENVCYDVAFPISHVRFWVLQIIALATPKLLYLGHVLHVIHIEKKMKERMKNQAELDDKVSLFLRRTFKVPKYTKSSGKISIRGRLLRSYVLHLIAKIVLEALFIVGQYFLYGFTLEPRYVCSRSPCPHKVDCFLSRPTEKSVIIWFMLVAAVVSLALSVAELLYLLVKAVKECAARRQDYTVTPVTPPRSKKKVFQKQSEVIQNCVNLDLELQGRKSGMNGTVGAVDVATESSIGEVHI; encoded by the exons ATGGGAGAATGGGACCTACTGGGCCGGCTGCTGGAGAAAGTGCAGAGCCACTCCACCGTGATCGGGAAAGTCTGGCTCAtggttctgtttattttccGGATCATGGTCCTGCAAACCGCCGCTGAAAAG GTTTGGGGCGACGAACAGTCCGACTTCATCTGTAACACTCAGCAGCCGGGATGCGAGAACGTCTGCTACGACGTCGCCTTTCCCATCTCTCACGTCCGCTTCTGGGTCCTTCAGATCATCGCTTTGGCAACCCCAAAGCTGCTGTACCTCGGCCATGTCCTCCATGTGATTCACATTGAAAAGAAG ATGAAGGAAAGGATGAAGAACCAGGCAGAGCTGGACGACAAAGTGAGTCTCTTCCTCAGGAGGACCTTCAAGGTTCCCAAGTACACAAAaagcagtgggaagatcagCATCCGTGGTCGCCTCCTCCGCAGTTATGTCCTGCATCTCATTGCCAAGATTGTTCTGGAAGCCCTGTTCATTGTGGGTCAGTACTTTCTGTATGGTTTCACCCTTGAGCCCCGGTACGTGTGCTCCCGCTCCCCATGCCCTCACAAGGTGGACTGCTTCCTGTCCCGACCGACGGAGAAATCCGTCATCATCTGGTTCATGCTGGTGGCGGCCGTGGTCTCGCTCGCCCTCAGCGTCGCCGAGCTGCTCTACCTGCTCGTGAAGGCGGTGAAGGAATGCGCGGCCAGACGGCAGGACTACACCGTCACCCCGGTGACGCCCCCGAGGTCGAAGAAGAAAGTTTTTCAGAAGCAAAGCGAGGTGATCCAGAATTGTGTGAACCTGGATTTGGAGCTGCAGGGGAGGAAGTCAGGGATGAACGGGACGGTAGGCGCTGTAGACGTGGCGACGGAGAGCAGCATTGGGGAGGTCCACATCTGA